One part of the Flavobacterium johnsoniae UW101 genome encodes these proteins:
- a CDS encoding DUF6268 family outer membrane beta-barrel protein: protein MKSRIISVLIVFTSLHTIAQEKEPAIKTFGKALVDKFPTTRTFDVQYEQLGPSNYNSDLFGNNFERGRIESHNRFKAAFNLPFYASKSKQFVLTTSLRYKYETYEFGDIYNYTSMQTYSRDRQELHLWGGSLSATYMTSLFKKPVIYNATATVDGDEDGFQRLKGFVSAVIVLKRTPSTTITLGALALLDPSSIVPVTPLFSVNHKFNNSKWDMDFILPQRLLFRRELLENGRISFGTELNTESFYLNLNTSNLNGVYELNQLELKSGITYEYCFTPKIIAFVKGGVNNVVSARITEKGERTNRYVYDQKEDAQGYVRIGVSYNLFQKK from the coding sequence ATGAAATCAAGAATCATTTCGGTTTTAATCGTATTTACATCTCTGCACACAATCGCTCAGGAAAAAGAACCGGCAATTAAAACATTTGGTAAAGCCCTTGTAGATAAATTTCCAACAACAAGAACTTTTGATGTGCAATACGAACAGTTAGGGCCGTCTAATTACAATTCTGATTTATTTGGAAATAATTTTGAAAGAGGACGAATTGAAAGCCATAACCGATTTAAAGCTGCTTTTAATCTGCCTTTTTATGCTTCAAAATCAAAGCAGTTTGTTTTAACAACTTCTCTTCGATATAAATATGAAACGTATGAGTTTGGCGATATTTACAATTATACAAGTATGCAGACTTATTCGCGGGACCGTCAGGAACTGCATTTATGGGGAGGTTCTTTGAGTGCAACTTATATGACATCGCTTTTTAAAAAACCGGTTATTTATAATGCTACAGCAACAGTTGACGGAGATGAAGATGGTTTTCAGCGTTTAAAAGGATTTGTATCGGCTGTTATAGTGCTGAAACGAACGCCAAGCACAACTATTACTTTGGGAGCTTTGGCTTTGCTGGATCCGTCTTCTATTGTGCCGGTTACACCGCTTTTTTCGGTCAATCATAAATTTAATAATTCAAAATGGGATATGGATTTTATTTTACCGCAGCGTTTGTTGTTTAGAAGAGAATTATTAGAAAACGGAAGAATTTCATTTGGTACTGAATTGAATACTGAAAGTTTTTACTTAAATTTAAATACCTCAAATTTAAATGGCGTTTACGAACTCAATCAGCTCGAGTTAAAATCCGGAATTACCTACGAATATTGCTTTACGCCAAAAATAATAGCATTTGTAAAAGGCGGTGTTAATAATGTTGTAAGTGCACGTATTACCGAAAAAGGCGAACGCACTAATCGCTATGTGTACGATCAGAAAGAAGATGCACAGGGATATGTTAGAATTGGTGTGTCGTATAATCTTTTTCAGAAGAAATAA
- a CDS encoding SulP family inorganic anion transporter, protein MKKAFQLFDFSQKVNYKNEILAGLTVAMTMIPESLSFAILAGFPPLVGLYAEFIAGLVTAIFGGRPGMISGGAGATVIVLIALMKSHGIEYVFAAVALGGVVQICIGLFKLGKFIRLVPQPVMFGFVNGLAVVIFMSQLEQFKTIVNGQVSWLQGTPLYIMLGLVALTVAIVLVFPKITKAVPASLVAIMVVFALVIVFNIETKTVEDIASVQGGFPPFHIPNIPISFETLKIIFPYSVIVAAVGLTEGLLTLNLVDEITGTRGNSNRECIAQGSSNILNGFFYGMGGCPMIAQTLVNLGAGSRARLSGIIAALTILLIILFGAPVIGKLPMAALVGVMMMVAITTFEWASFRIINKMPKHDIFVGILVALITIVLHNLALAVLIGVIISALVFAWESAKRIRARQFIDENGIKHYEIYGPLFFGSITAFLEKFDVQNDPEHVIIDFKESRVSDMSAIEALNNLTKKYRQENKTIELQHLSADCRQLLKNADAVINVNVIEDPTYKVVS, encoded by the coding sequence ATGAAAAAAGCTTTCCAACTCTTCGATTTCTCTCAAAAGGTAAATTATAAAAACGAAATTTTAGCAGGTTTAACTGTTGCCATGACAATGATTCCAGAATCGTTGTCATTTGCTATTTTAGCTGGATTTCCGCCTTTGGTTGGTTTATACGCCGAATTTATTGCCGGATTAGTTACGGCCATTTTTGGCGGAAGACCCGGTATGATTTCGGGCGGAGCAGGAGCAACGGTAATTGTTTTGATTGCTCTGATGAAATCGCATGGCATAGAATATGTTTTTGCTGCTGTCGCACTTGGCGGTGTGGTGCAAATTTGTATCGGACTTTTTAAACTCGGAAAATTTATTCGGTTAGTGCCTCAGCCTGTAATGTTTGGTTTCGTAAACGGATTGGCTGTTGTGATTTTTATGTCGCAGCTGGAACAGTTTAAAACCATAGTAAACGGTCAGGTTTCATGGCTTCAGGGAACTCCTTTGTATATTATGCTGGGTCTGGTTGCGCTTACAGTTGCAATTGTTCTTGTTTTTCCTAAAATTACAAAAGCAGTTCCGGCATCTCTGGTTGCTATTATGGTGGTTTTTGCATTGGTAATTGTTTTTAATATCGAAACTAAAACGGTCGAAGATATTGCTTCTGTTCAAGGCGGTTTTCCTCCATTTCATATACCTAATATTCCCATTTCTTTTGAGACTTTAAAAATCATATTTCCGTATTCGGTAATTGTTGCGGCAGTTGGTTTGACTGAAGGTTTGCTTACGCTGAATTTAGTCGACGAAATTACCGGAACCCGCGGTAACAGTAATCGTGAATGTATTGCGCAGGGAAGTTCGAATATTTTAAACGGGTTTTTCTACGGAATGGGCGGCTGCCCAATGATTGCGCAGACTCTGGTAAATCTGGGTGCAGGATCTAGAGCAAGACTTTCGGGAATTATTGCAGCTTTGACGATTTTATTAATTATACTTTTTGGAGCGCCCGTAATTGGAAAATTGCCAATGGCAGCTTTAGTCGGCGTTATGATGATGGTAGCGATTACGACTTTTGAATGGGCTAGTTTCAGAATTATCAATAAAATGCCTAAACACGATATTTTCGTGGGAATTCTGGTGGCGTTAATTACAATTGTATTACACAATCTGGCTTTGGCGGTTTTAATTGGTGTGATTATTTCTGCTTTGGTTTTTGCCTGGGAAAGTGCCAAAAGAATCCGTGCGAGACAATTTATTGATGAAAACGGCATAAAACATTATGAAATTTACGGTCCGCTATTTTTTGGGTCGATAACCGCTTTTCTGGAAAAATTTGATGTACAGAACGATCCGGAACATGTTATAATTGATTTTAAAGAAAGCCGTGTTTCAGATATGTCGGCTATTGAAGCACTAAACAATTTGACTAAAAAATACCGTCAGGAAAATAAAACAATAGAATTACAGCATTTAAGTGCAGACTGCAGACAGTTACTTAAAAACGCCGATGCGGTTATAAATGTAAATGTTATTGAAGATCCAACCTATAAAGTAGTGTCTTGA
- a CDS encoding helix-turn-helix domain-containing protein, translating to MKLTETLEDFYTVKIKGMPENLKKEIGHFNVFKLDDYIGSTCNPLPYTRKDFYKISLIVGRNKVHYADKVVAIEDQALFFANPQIPYSWEHIDENQTGFFCIFTDAFFSQFGNLKEYPLFQPGGNPVVPVSKELAESLKTVYLRMLEEINSDYAFKYDVLRNLVFEIIHLALKTQTVTASLYSKSNATIRVSSLFLELLERQFPIESITQQINFRSPSEYANQLNVHVNHLNKALKETTGKTTSQIISERIIQEAMILLKQTNWNINEIAWCLGFEELSHFINFFKKNVQVSPKNYRLAEIV from the coding sequence ATGAAACTGACAGAAACTTTAGAAGATTTTTACACTGTAAAAATAAAAGGGATGCCCGAAAATCTTAAAAAAGAGATCGGACATTTTAATGTTTTTAAATTGGATGATTATATCGGGAGCACTTGTAATCCGTTGCCTTATACTAGAAAAGACTTTTATAAAATAAGTTTGATCGTGGGCAGAAACAAAGTGCATTATGCTGATAAAGTTGTGGCAATCGAAGATCAGGCTTTGTTTTTTGCGAATCCGCAGATTCCGTATAGCTGGGAACATATTGATGAGAATCAAACTGGATTTTTCTGCATTTTTACAGATGCTTTCTTTAGCCAGTTTGGAAATTTAAAAGAATATCCTTTGTTTCAGCCCGGAGGTAATCCTGTTGTTCCGGTTTCTAAAGAACTGGCAGAATCTTTAAAAACAGTTTATCTTAGAATGCTGGAAGAAATCAATTCTGATTATGCTTTTAAATATGATGTACTCCGAAATCTGGTTTTTGAAATTATTCACCTTGCACTTAAAACGCAGACTGTAACTGCTTCATTATACAGTAAATCAAATGCTACAATTCGAGTTTCTTCTTTATTTCTGGAGCTGCTAGAACGTCAGTTTCCAATAGAATCGATTACGCAGCAAATTAATTTTCGTTCGCCTTCAGAATATGCCAATCAGTTAAATGTGCATGTCAATCACTTGAATAAAGCATTAAAAGAAACAACGGGAAAAACAACTTCACAGATTATTTCTGAAAGAATTATTCAGGAAGCAATGATTCTGCTAAAACAAACCAATTGGAATATTAATGAAATTGCGTGGTGTTTAGGCTTCGAAGAATTGTCTCATTTTATTAATTTCTTCAAGAAAAATGTTCAGGTTTCGCCTAAAAACTATCGTTTAGCAGAAATTGTTTGA
- a CDS encoding oxidoreductase, whose protein sequence is MDNNKVWFITGASKGLGLELAKKLLAEGFKVAATSRSEEALVKVLGNSSEKFLPLEMDLVDEKSVKSAIDKTINHFKTIDVLVNNAGYGLLGALEELTDAESRKNYEVNVFGLLNVIRNTMPILRANKSGHIFNISSVGGYYGEFPGWGIYCSTKFAVAGLTESLAAEVKSFGVHATIVYPGYFRTDFLKDSSLLLPQNPIADYKEVRQSESAHKEDINQNQPGDPVKLAEALIKASEDQNPPLHLFLGEDAYNMANQKIASVKSELEAWKEVSVSTGF, encoded by the coding sequence ATGGACAATAACAAAGTTTGGTTTATCACAGGTGCTTCAAAAGGACTTGGATTAGAATTAGCTAAAAAATTATTAGCAGAAGGTTTTAAAGTTGCTGCAACATCAAGAAGTGAAGAGGCTTTAGTAAAAGTATTAGGAAATTCATCTGAAAAATTTCTTCCTCTTGAAATGGATTTAGTTGACGAGAAAAGTGTAAAAAGTGCAATCGACAAAACTATCAATCATTTTAAAACAATTGATGTTTTGGTAAATAATGCCGGTTATGGTTTATTGGGAGCATTGGAAGAATTAACAGACGCTGAATCAAGAAAAAACTACGAAGTAAATGTTTTCGGATTATTGAATGTAATTAGAAATACAATGCCAATTCTTCGTGCAAACAAATCTGGACACATTTTTAATATTTCTTCTGTAGGAGGTTATTATGGGGAATTTCCAGGCTGGGGAATTTACTGTTCTACAAAATTTGCAGTTGCGGGTTTAACAGAATCTTTAGCAGCAGAAGTAAAATCGTTTGGAGTTCATGCTACAATCGTGTATCCGGGTTATTTTAGAACTGATTTCTTAAAAGACAGTTCTTTATTACTGCCTCAAAACCCAATTGCAGATTATAAAGAAGTAAGACAATCTGAAAGCGCGCACAAGGAAGATATCAACCAAAATCAGCCGGGAGATCCTGTGAAATTAGCTGAAGCTTTGATTAAAGCAAGCGAGGATCAAAATCCGCCTCTGCATTTGTTTTTAGGGGAAGATGCCTATAATATGGCAAACCAAAAAATAGCAAGTGTAAAAAGCGAATTGGAAGCATGGAAAGAGGTTTCTGTTTCTACTGGTTTTTAA
- a CDS encoding alkaline phosphatase family protein, which yields MKKHFTSLLSLIFLSLSFFLQAQNTKDNYVVLVSMDGFRWDYAKQFNLQNLPQIAKQGVHAKSMKPSYPTKTFPNHYAIVTGLYPDHHGIINNVFYDADLNESFSLSSKAKSDSRFYGGNPIWNVAEQQGVKAASFFWPGSDIDKRNPSYYKDYDNKIPYGARIDTVLKWLQLPEKQRPHLVTLYFDEPDHSGHNFGPLSPETKKAATKMDSIMGELSRKLDQLPIGKQINLIIVSDHGMADISNDKKVAVLDYLKPEWLGYKDVINPIMSLQAKAGYQDSIANALKKVPHIKFWKSTEVPERLHYGTNPRVHDFVIEAEKGWSLVSKESTHIKGGTHGYDNENKDMHAVFYAKGPAFKVNKEVKTFQNVSVYPLIAHILGLQIDQVDGKLSDVKSMLVN from the coding sequence ATGAAAAAGCATTTTACCTCGCTCCTGTCTTTAATTTTTCTTTCACTTTCATTCTTTTTACAAGCCCAAAATACCAAAGATAATTATGTTGTTTTAGTTTCTATGGATGGTTTTAGATGGGATTATGCCAAGCAGTTTAATCTTCAAAATCTGCCGCAGATTGCTAAACAAGGTGTTCATGCAAAATCGATGAAACCTTCTTATCCTACCAAAACTTTTCCAAATCATTACGCTATTGTAACAGGACTTTATCCGGATCATCACGGGATTATTAATAATGTTTTTTACGATGCTGATTTAAACGAATCTTTTTCATTGTCAAGTAAAGCAAAAAGTGATTCTCGTTTTTATGGCGGAAACCCTATTTGGAATGTCGCTGAACAGCAAGGAGTAAAAGCAGCTTCTTTCTTTTGGCCGGGATCTGATATCGACAAAAGAAATCCAAGTTATTACAAAGATTATGACAATAAAATTCCGTACGGAGCCAGAATAGACACAGTTCTAAAATGGCTGCAGCTTCCGGAAAAACAAAGACCTCATCTGGTTACTTTATATTTTGATGAACCAGATCATTCAGGACATAATTTTGGTCCGCTTTCGCCTGAAACTAAAAAAGCAGCAACAAAAATGGATTCTATTATGGGAGAATTATCCCGTAAATTAGATCAACTGCCTATTGGAAAACAAATCAATTTAATTATCGTTTCAGATCACGGAATGGCCGATATAAGCAACGATAAAAAAGTAGCGGTTCTGGATTATTTAAAACCAGAATGGCTGGGTTACAAAGATGTAATTAACCCAATAATGAGTCTGCAGGCCAAAGCCGGTTATCAGGATTCTATTGCAAATGCTTTGAAAAAAGTACCGCATATTAAATTCTGGAAATCTACCGAAGTTCCTGAAAGACTGCATTACGGAACTAATCCGCGTGTACATGACTTTGTTATTGAAGCTGAAAAAGGATGGAGTTTAGTAAGCAAAGAAAGCACTCATATAAAAGGCGGAACTCACGGTTACGACAATGAAAACAAAGATATGCACGCTGTTTTTTATGCAAAAGGACCTGCTTTTAAAGTAAACAAAGAAGTCAAAACTTTTCAAAACGTTTCTGTTTACCCTTTAATAGCACATATTTTAGGATTGCAGATTGATCAAGTTGACGGGAAATTAAGCGATGTAAAATCAATGCTGGTTAATTAG
- the groL gene encoding chaperonin GroEL (60 kDa chaperone family; promotes refolding of misfolded polypeptides especially under stressful conditions; forms two stacked rings of heptamers to form a barrel-shaped 14mer; ends can be capped by GroES; misfolded proteins enter the barrel where they are refolded when GroES binds), translating into MAKDIKFDIEARDGLKRGVDALANAVKVTLGPKGRNVIIGKSFGGPTVTKDGVSVAKEIELKDPLENMGAQMVKEVASKTNDLAGDGTTTATVLAQAIVKEGLKNVAAGANPMDLKRGIDKAVETIVADLAKQAKVVGSDSDKIQQIASISANNDEVIGELIATAFAKVGKEGVITVEEAKGTDTFVDVVEGMQFDRGYLSPYFVTNPEKMEVELDSPYILLYDKKVSSLKELLPVLEPVAQSGKPLLIIAEDVDGEALSTLVVNKLRGALKIAAVKAPGFGDRRKAMLEDIAILTGGTVISEERGYTLENTTIEMLGNAKRVSIDKDNTTIVSGAGEADIIKNRVNQIKGQMETTTSDYDKEKLQERLAKLAGGVAVLYVGAASEVEMKEKKDRVDDALHATRAAVEEGIVAGGGVALLRAKLALADLKADNADEATGIQIVSRAIEAPLRTIVENAGLEGSVVVAKVAEGSGDFGYNAKTDEYVDMLKAGIIDPKKVTRVALENAASVSGMILTTECALIDIKEENAGGGMPMGGGMPGMM; encoded by the coding sequence ATGGCAAAAGATATAAAATTTGATATTGAAGCACGTGACGGATTAAAACGTGGTGTTGATGCATTAGCAAATGCTGTAAAAGTAACTCTTGGACCAAAAGGTCGTAACGTAATCATCGGGAAATCATTTGGTGGGCCAACTGTTACTAAAGATGGTGTTTCTGTTGCAAAAGAAATCGAATTAAAAGACCCATTAGAAAATATGGGTGCACAAATGGTAAAAGAAGTTGCTTCTAAAACCAATGATTTAGCGGGTGACGGAACTACAACTGCTACAGTTTTAGCTCAGGCTATCGTAAAAGAAGGTCTTAAAAACGTTGCTGCAGGTGCAAACCCAATGGACTTAAAACGTGGTATCGACAAAGCTGTTGAAACTATCGTGGCTGACTTAGCAAAACAAGCTAAAGTTGTTGGAAGTGATTCTGATAAAATTCAGCAAATTGCTTCTATCTCTGCTAACAATGACGAAGTTATTGGTGAATTAATCGCTACAGCTTTCGCTAAAGTTGGAAAAGAAGGTGTTATCACTGTTGAAGAAGCAAAAGGAACTGATACTTTTGTTGATGTTGTTGAAGGTATGCAGTTTGACAGAGGATACCTTTCTCCTTACTTCGTTACAAACCCTGAGAAAATGGAAGTAGAATTAGACTCTCCATACATCTTATTATACGATAAAAAAGTATCTTCTTTAAAAGAATTACTTCCGGTTTTAGAGCCAGTTGCTCAATCAGGAAAACCATTATTGATTATTGCTGAAGATGTAGACGGAGAAGCGCTTTCTACATTAGTAGTAAACAAATTAAGAGGTGCTCTTAAAATTGCTGCTGTAAAAGCTCCAGGTTTTGGAGACAGAAGAAAAGCAATGTTAGAAGATATAGCAATCTTAACTGGTGGAACTGTAATTTCTGAAGAAAGAGGTTATACGCTAGAAAATACAACTATCGAAATGTTAGGAAACGCAAAAAGAGTTTCTATCGATAAAGATAATACAACTATCGTAAGCGGTGCTGGTGAAGCAGATATCATCAAAAACAGAGTAAACCAAATTAAAGGTCAGATGGAAACTACTACATCTGATTACGATAAAGAAAAATTACAAGAGCGTCTGGCTAAATTAGCCGGAGGTGTTGCAGTTCTTTATGTTGGCGCAGCTTCTGAAGTTGAAATGAAAGAGAAAAAAGACAGAGTTGACGATGCTTTACATGCAACTCGTGCTGCTGTAGAAGAAGGAATCGTTGCTGGTGGTGGTGTTGCTTTATTAAGAGCTAAACTTGCTTTAGCTGACTTAAAAGCAGATAACGCTGACGAAGCAACTGGAATCCAAATCGTTTCTCGCGCGATTGAAGCTCCATTAAGAACTATCGTTGAAAACGCTGGTCTTGAAGGATCTGTTGTTGTGGCTAAAGTTGCTGAAGGTTCTGGCGATTTTGGATATAACGCAAAAACTGACGAATATGTAGATATGCTTAAAGCTGGAATTATCGATCCTAAGAAAGTAACTCGTGTAGCTCTTGAAAACGCTGCATCTGTTTCTGGAATGATCTTAACTACAGAATGTGCATTAATCGATATTAAAGAAGAAAATGCCGGAGGTGGAATGCCAATGGGAGGCGGAATGCCAGGAATGATGTAA
- a CDS encoding four helix bundle protein, whose protein sequence is MRDFKKYDIWQLRHSFTLEIYKITSLFPKEELYGLTSQIRRACSSIPTNISEGCGRNSDKEFNQFLNIALGSANETEYLLILAKDLQYLNNEIAEKQIEKINSIKSKIYKLKQVLV, encoded by the coding sequence ATGAGAGATTTCAAAAAATATGATATTTGGCAGTTAAGGCATTCTTTTACTTTAGAAATCTATAAAATAACTTCTCTTTTTCCAAAAGAAGAACTTTATGGATTAACAAGTCAGATAAGAAGAGCTTGTTCTTCAATCCCTACTAACATTAGTGAAGGATGCGGAAGAAATAGTGACAAAGAATTCAATCAATTTCTCAACATCGCTTTAGGTTCTGCCAATGAAACAGAATATCTTTTGATTTTAGCTAAAGACCTGCAATATCTAAATAATGAAATTGCAGAAAAACAAATAGAAAAAATCAACAGTATAAAAAGCAAAATTTACAAATTAAAACAAGTATTGGTTTAG
- a CDS encoding co-chaperone GroES, which translates to MALNIKPLSDRVLIEPVAAETKTASGIFIPDTAKEKPQKGTVVAVGNGSKDHTMTVKVGDTVLYGKYAGTELKLEGTDYLIMREDDILAII; encoded by the coding sequence ATGGCCTTAAACATTAAACCGCTTTCAGACAGAGTACTTATTGAGCCTGTTGCTGCTGAAACTAAAACTGCCTCAGGGATTTTTATTCCAGATACTGCCAAAGAAAAACCACAAAAAGGAACTGTTGTTGCAGTAGGAAACGGATCTAAAGACCACACTATGACCGTAAAAGTTGGTGATACTGTACTTTATGGTAAATACGCAGGAACAGAATTAAAACTGGAAGGAACTGATTATCTGATCATGCGTGAGGATGATATCTTAGCGATAATCTAA
- the secG gene encoding preprotein translocase subunit SecG yields MSTFSIFLVLITIVCFLLIVVIMVQNPKGGGLSSTISGTQMLGGVQKTTDFLDKSTWTLATILIALILLSSLSFTGALGDTGSKIIEKGEAPAATAPAAPAQQTPAPAAPAK; encoded by the coding sequence ATGAGCACATTTTCAATTTTCTTAGTTTTAATCACAATAGTTTGCTTTCTATTGATCGTAGTAATTATGGTACAGAACCCTAAAGGAGGAGGATTATCTTCTACTATCAGTGGAACTCAAATGTTAGGCGGTGTACAAAAAACAACTGACTTTTTAGATAAAAGTACTTGGACGTTAGCTACTATTTTGATTGCTTTAATCTTGCTTTCAAGCTTAAGCTTCACTGGAGCTTTAGGAGATACGGGATCTAAAATTATTGAAAAAGGTGAAGCTCCTGCAGCAACTGCACCAGCAGCGCCAGCACAGCAAACTCCTGCTCCGGCAGCACCAGCAAAATAA
- a CDS encoding tetratricopeptide repeat protein, which yields MNVTDYTYLMNKPDAITEKQAEALGSVLNEFPYFQSARALRLKGLYNQNSFKYNYALKVTAAHTADRSVLFDFITSETFTSIQNDFYDQKLKDLLEIKVFDSEVVTFEEVKKAPEVRIDPIEQSILKSIKEATTVVFEEPSKIQQKTEETESNTFAKTEEPVIEEQPTLIIPSEEEILSTFKEVNEVEENQEEVLSEQPIAILNEEEIFNSFKEVTKDEEETTQSADNSIEIFEEEETNTSVENEEIKDKPVEGVVIESVITPSEEEILNTFKEVTETEEPAFEPAPEEETIAALSEEEILDTFKKVEEVEEKTADPIIQKPVVKATFFDEFVDDEIAEVQVDPIENPVLVSIKEAANVTFEEPAVTEEAKTTEELEAVEEITEKAELLEFGTPEIETSEIEIPETVKEAQENLEIGKPIDFSVSEKHSFQEWLQLARAEPIDRSESENGEKKTTETTEIVTVEEEKKKKAEIIDRFIETNPKISPIKPTMATPPIQLNSNEEDNSYLMTETLARVYLEQKKYTKAIQAYEILILKYPEKISFFADRISDIKILQQNNNNN from the coding sequence ATGAACGTTACTGATTATACCTACTTAATGAACAAACCCGATGCTATTACAGAAAAGCAGGCAGAAGCATTAGGAAGTGTTTTGAATGAATTTCCATATTTTCAAAGTGCCAGAGCACTTCGACTAAAAGGACTTTACAATCAAAACAGTTTTAAGTATAATTATGCTTTAAAAGTAACTGCAGCTCATACAGCTGATCGTTCGGTTTTATTTGATTTTATAACATCAGAAACTTTCACTTCTATCCAAAACGATTTTTATGATCAAAAATTAAAAGACCTTTTAGAAATTAAAGTTTTTGACAGCGAAGTCGTTACATTTGAAGAAGTTAAAAAAGCTCCGGAAGTTCGTATCGATCCTATTGAACAATCAATTTTAAAATCGATAAAAGAAGCTACAACTGTAGTTTTTGAAGAACCGTCTAAAATTCAGCAAAAAACAGAAGAAACGGAATCTAATACTTTCGCAAAAACAGAAGAACCTGTTATTGAAGAACAACCTACACTGATTATTCCAAGTGAAGAAGAAATATTAAGTACTTTTAAAGAAGTAAACGAAGTTGAAGAAAACCAAGAAGAAGTACTTTCTGAACAGCCAATCGCAATTCTTAATGAAGAAGAAATATTCAACTCATTTAAAGAAGTAACTAAAGACGAAGAAGAAACAACTCAATCTGCAGACAATTCAATTGAAATTTTTGAAGAAGAAGAAACAAACACTTCTGTAGAAAATGAAGAAATAAAAGACAAACCAGTTGAAGGAGTCGTTATTGAATCTGTTATCACTCCAAGTGAAGAAGAAATACTAAATACTTTTAAAGAAGTTACAGAAACTGAAGAGCCAGCTTTTGAACCAGCTCCAGAAGAAGAAACAATTGCTGCACTAAGTGAAGAAGAAATATTAGATACATTTAAAAAAGTCGAAGAAGTTGAAGAAAAAACAGCTGATCCAATTATTCAAAAACCAGTTGTGAAAGCTACTTTCTTTGATGAATTTGTAGACGATGAAATCGCAGAAGTACAGGTTGACCCAATCGAAAACCCTGTTCTTGTTTCTATAAAAGAAGCTGCAAATGTTACTTTTGAAGAACCAGCAGTTACAGAAGAAGCAAAAACTACTGAAGAACTAGAAGCTGTTGAAGAAATTACTGAAAAAGCAGAACTTCTAGAATTTGGAACGCCTGAAATTGAAACCTCTGAAATTGAAATTCCAGAAACGGTAAAAGAAGCCCAGGAAAATCTTGAAATAGGAAAACCAATAGATTTTTCTGTCAGCGAAAAACATTCTTTCCAGGAATGGCTTCAACTGGCAAGAGCAGAACCTATTGACCGCAGCGAAAGTGAAAACGGTGAAAAAAAAACCACAGAAACAACTGAAATAGTTACTGTTGAGGAAGAAAAAAAGAAAAAAGCCGAAATTATTGACAGATTTATTGAGACAAATCCAAAAATCTCTCCAATAAAACCAACAATGGCGACTCCTCCTATTCAACTTAATAGTAATGAAGAGGACAATTCATACCTAATGACAGAGACTTTAGCCCGTGTATATTTGGAACAAAAAAAATATACAAAGGCCATACAAGCATATGAAATATTAATTTTGAAATATCCAGAAAAAATTAGTTTCTTTGCAGACCGCATTTCGGATATAAAGATTTTACAACAAAATAACAATAACAATTAA
- a CDS encoding LptE family protein, whose protein sequence is MKHLKYLLLLLVATTFSGCGVYNFTGASPIDAKTFQVSFFHNNADLVEPGIDRDFTLALQDLIMNQTNLNLVSNGGELAYEGEIVDYRITPMTATAVTSTGDVGAAQNRLTIRINVRFTNKKKETDDFEKPFEFYYDFPGASLPTGSVLNEAIKTIFERITQDIFNESLAKW, encoded by the coding sequence ATGAAACACTTAAAATATCTTTTACTATTATTAGTCGCAACCACTTTTAGCGGATGCGGCGTTTATAACTTTACAGGAGCAAGTCCAATAGATGCTAAAACATTTCAGGTTAGCTTTTTCCACAACAATGCTGATTTAGTTGAACCCGGAATTGACAGGGATTTTACATTAGCATTGCAGGATTTAATTATGAACCAGACCAATTTAAACTTGGTAAGCAATGGAGGTGAACTAGCTTATGAAGGTGAAATTGTTGATTATAGAATCACCCCAATGACAGCAACAGCTGTAACATCAACAGGTGATGTAGGTGCGGCACAAAACCGTTTAACAATTCGTATTAATGTAAGATTCACCAATAAAAAGAAAGAAACTGACGATTTTGAAAAACCTTTTGAATTTTACTATGACTTCCCTGGAGCAAGTCTGCCAACAGGATCTGTATTAAATGAAGCTATTAAAACTATTTTTGAGAGAATAACTCAGGATATTTTTAATGAGTCACTGGCAAAATGGTAA